One stretch of Acanthochromis polyacanthus isolate Apoly-LR-REF ecotype Palm Island chromosome 16, KAUST_Apoly_ChrSc, whole genome shotgun sequence DNA includes these proteins:
- the LOC110968190 gene encoding G-protein coupled receptor 6, translating into MNESLVVNDSSATPRAGEALSWMEAEALDRNGSLEFSTAPRGFPVNPWDIMLCMSGTVIACENAIVVAIIFYTPTLRTPMFVLIGSLATADLLAGMGLILNFVFQYVIPSETISLVTVGFLVASFTASISSLLAITVDRYFSLYNALTYFSEKTLQYVHLMLLGTWGVSLFLGLLPVLGWNCLDEPASCSIVRPLTRSNVMLLATSFFAIFVLMLTLYFKICKIVCRHAHQIALQQHFFATSHYVATKKGVSTLAIILGTFGASWLPFAIYCLVGEREYPSVYTYATLLPATYNSMINPIIYAYRNAEIQRSIYMLLCGCFQANGAYRSRSPSEV; encoded by the coding sequence ATGAACGAGTCGCTGGTGGTGAACGACTCCTCTGCGACTCCCAGGGCAGGAGAAGCTCTCTCCTGGATGGAGGCTGAGGCTCTGGACCGCAACGGCAGCCTGGAGTTCTCCACCGCTCCCCGAGGCTTCCCCGTCAACCCCTGGGACATCATGCTCTGCATGTCGGGCACCGTCATCGCCTGCGAGAACGCCATCGTGGTGGCGATCATCTTCTACACGCCCACTCTGAGGACTCCCATGTTCGTGCTGATCGGGAGCCTGGCCACGGCCGACCTGCTGGCCGGCATGGGATTAATCCTGAACTTTGTGTTTCAGTACGTCATCCCCTCTGAGACCATCAGCCTGGTCACTGTGGGCTTTttggtggcctccttcaccGCGTCCATCAGCAGCCTTTTAGCCATCACCGTGGACCGTTACTTCTCCCTCTACAATGCCCTGACGTACTTCTCGGAGAAGACGCTGCAGTACGTCCACCTGATGCTGCTGGGGACGTGGGGCGTGTCCCTGTTCCTGGGGCTGCTGCCGGTGCTCGGCTGGAACTGCCTGGACGAGCCGGCCTCCTGCAGCATCGTGCGGCCGTTGACCCGGAGCAACGTCATGCTCCTGGCCACCTCCTTCTTCGCCATCTTCGTGCTCATGCTCACCCTCTACTTCAAGATCTGCAAGATCGTGTGCCGCCACGCCCACCAGATCGCCCTCCAGCAGCACTTTTTCGCCACGTCGCACTACGTCGCCACCAAGAAAGGGGTTTCCACTCTGGCCATCATCCTGGGGACTTTCGGCGCCAGCTGGCTCCCCTTCGCCATCTACTGCCTGGTGGGCGAGAGGGAGTACCCGTCGGTGTACACCTACGCCACGCTGCTGCCGGCCACCTACAACTCCATGATCAACCCCATCATCTACGCCTACAGGAACGCAGAGATCCAGCGCTCCATCTACATGCTTCTCTGTGGCTGCTTTCAGGCCAACGGGGCTTACCGGTCCAGGTCACCAAGCGAGGTCtaa